The region ACTGCACGGGCGGGATCTCGGCCGGCACGCTGGCGCGCGGACCGTCCTCGAACTCCAGCACCCCGCACTCGATCTCGCGGCCGCGCAGCAACGCCTCCACGATGATCTTCGGGTCGTGGCGCTGGGCCTCCTCGATCGCCTCGTCGAGGCCTTCGAGGGAGTCGACCTTGGTGATGCCGATCGAGGAGCCCGCGCGCGCGGGCTTGATGAACAGCGGCCAGCCGTGCTCACCCGCGAAGTCGATGATCTTCTTGCGGGCTGCGGACTCGTCGCGCTCCCACTCACGGGGCCGGATCACCACGTACGGGCCGACGGGCAGCCCGAAGGAGGTGAACACCCGCTTCATGTACTCCTTGTCCTGGCCGACGGCCGAGGCGAGCACACCCGCACCGACGTACGGGACTCCGGAGAGCTCCAGGAGGCCCTGGAGGGTGCCGTCCTCGCCATAGGGGCCGTGCAGCATGGGGAAGACGACGTCGACCTCGCCCAGGGCCTTGGGGACCGATCCGGGCTCGCTGTAGACGACTTCGCGGTTGGCCGGGTCGACGGGGAGGATCACGCCGCCCTCGTTCGACTCGGCGAGCTGCTCCACGTCCGGCTGGCGCCGGTCGACGATGGCCATCCGGTCCGGTTCGTCGGCGGTGAGTGCCCAACGGCCGTCCCGGGTGATGCCGATCGGCAGGACGTCGTACTTCGTCCGGTCGATGGCGCGCAGGACGGCGCCGGCCGTGACCACGGAGATCCCGTGTTCGGAGCTGCGGCCGCCGAAGACGACGGCCACGCGCGGCTTGCGAGGCGGCTGCTCAGGGCTCTGGGGGAGGTTCTCGGTGCTCATATCGCGTTGAGAGTACCCGTTGGTACGGCGCTGAGTCAGCGCCCCACCGCGGCCGTTGTCCAACGTCGCACGGGTGGTCGCTCAGCGTCGTACGAGCCGTTGCGGAGCGTTGATTCCCGGCGCCGCGACGCGGATCCTCAGCGGCGCTCGGGCTTGGCGCTGCGCCCCATCAGCTCCTTGACCGCGACGACCGGCGACTTGCCCTCGTGGACGATGCCGACGACCGTCTCGGTGATGGGCATGTCGACGCCGTGCCTGCGGGCCAGATCCAGCACGGACTCACAGGACTTGACGCCCTCGGCGGTCTGCTTGGTGACCGCGATGGTCTCCTGGAGGGTCATGCCCCTGCCGAGGTTGGTGCCGAAGGTGTGGTTGCGCGACAGCGGCGAGGAGCAGGTGGCCACCAGGTCGCCGAGGCCCGCGAGTCCGGAGAAGGTCAGCGGGTCGGCGCCCATGACGATGCCGAGTCGGGTGGTCTCGGCGAGTCCGCGCGTGATCAGCGAGCCCTTGGCGTTGTCGCCCAGACCCATGCCGTCCGCGATGCCGACGGCGAGACCGATCACGTTCTTCACCGCGCCGCCCAGCTCGCAGCCCACCACGTCGGTGTTGGTGTACGGGCGGAAGTACGGGTTGTGGCTGGCTGCCTGGAGGCGCTGGGCGACCGCTTCGGAGGTGCAGGCGACCACGGCGGCGGCCGGCATCCGGGCGGCGATCTCACGGGCCAGGTTCGGTCCTGTGACCACGGCGATACGGTCGGCGCCGACCTTGGCGACGTCCTCGATCACCTCGCTCATCCGCATCGCGGAACCGAGTTCGACGCCCTTCATGAGGGAGACCAGGACCGTGTCGGGCTCCAGCAGCGGCGTCCACTCGGCGAGATTGCCGCGCAAAGTCTGCGAGGGCACGGCGAGCACGGTGAAATCGGCGTCACGCGCGGCCTCGGCGGCGTCGGTCGTCGCCCGCAGGTTCTCGGGGAGTTCGACGCCCGGCAGGTAGTCCGGGTTCGTACGCGTGGAGTTGACCGCCTCGACGAGCTCGGCGCGCCGCGCGCACAGGGTGACCTCGCACCCCGCGTCGGCGAGCACCATGCCGAAGGCCGTACCCCACGATCCGGTCCCGAAGACGGCCGCCTTGACCGGCTTGCTCACGTGCTCTGCCCCTCTTCCTGCTGTGCCTGTGCCTGCTGCTGGGCCTGTGCCCGCTCCTGAGCCCTCTCCTGGGCCCTGGTACGCCTGCGCTGTTCGATCCGTACCTGGCGCGGGTCGTAGGGCGTCTCAGGGGCCTTCTCGCCGCGGATCTGCTCCAGCTGCGCGGTGATGGCGGCCATGATGACCTCGGTGGCCTCCTTCAGGAGGTCCGGGCTCATCTCCTTGTCGTAGAAACGCGACAGGTCAACCGGAGGGCCCGCGAGAACGTGGTGGGTCTTGCGCGGAAGGAGGTTGGGCTTCTTGGCGTACGGCGGCAGCAGTTCGTTGGCACCCCACTGGGCGACCGGAATCACCGGGCACTTGGTCTGCAGGGCGACCCGGGCGGCGCCGGTCTTGCCGGTCATCGGCCAGCCGTCGGGGTCGCGGGTGAGGGTGCCCTCGGGGTAGAACGCGACGCACTCGCCGCGCTCCACGGCGTCGATCGCGGCCCGGAACGCGCTCAGCGCGTCGGTGCTCTCGCGGTACACGGGGATCTGTCCGGTGCCGCGCATCGCGGCCCCCACGAATCCCTTCCTGAAAAGCCCGGCCTTGGCCAGGAAACGCGGAACACGCCCAGTGTTGTACTGATAGTGGGCATACGCGAACGGGTCCACATGCGAATTGTGGTTCACCGCGGTGATAAATCCGCCCTCGGCCGGAATGTTCTCCATTCCGCGCCAGTCCCGCTTGATCAGAACCACTAGTGGTGGTTTGCAGAGGACCGCTGCGAAGCGGTACCAGAAGCCGATTCTGCGGCGGGGCACGCGGACACCTTCCTCTTAGGGCCTGGGGGGCCGCACAAGTGTCGCCCCAGGCCGCCTGTCTGTCGAGAACACCGTACGCCCCGGCGTCCGGACCGCCAGGGGTGCCGGGTCACAATGGGCGCGACAAGGGAGGAACGGAGCGCTCGTGCAGTGGACCTTGGTCATCCCCCTCAAAGCCTTGGCGCGGGCCAAGAGCAGGCTCTCGGACACCGCCGCCGACGCGGTGCGCCCCGGACTCGCCCTCGCCTTCGCGCAGGACACCGTGGCGGCCGCGCTGGCCTGCACGGCGGTCGGCGATGTGGCGGTCGTCACGGACGACGCGCTGGCCGGGCGGGAGCTGGCCGCACTGGGGGCGTGGATCGTGCCGGACGAGCCGGGAGGCGGTCTGAACGCCGCGCTGGCGCACGGGACGGCGGCCGTACGCTCCCGAAGTCCCGAATGCGCCGTGGCCGCCCTGAACGCCGATCTGCCCGCGTTGCGTCCCCTGGAATTGACCCGGGTACTCGATGCCGCCGCCGAATTCCCGCGTGCTTTTCTCTCCGATGCGGCCGCAATCGGCACCACTCTGCTGGCCGCATCCCCCGGCCGGGAATTGCGCCCCGCCTTCGGCACCGATTCCCGAGCCCGTCATCGCGCCTCGGGAGCCGCGGAACTCCTCCTCACCGCGGTGGATTCCGTACGCCAGGACGTGGACACCGGCGACGATCTGCGCGCGGCGCTCGCCCTGGGGGTGGGCCCGCGCACGGCCACACTGGCGGCGAAACTCCTGATCCCGGGCCAACCCGGCACCTGAACGCACCTTGCCGCGCGAACCGGCGTTCACCGGGGCCCGGTCAGGTCCGCCGGACCCACCGGCGGCGCGCACCGGCGCTGGATAGGCTTTCGGCATGCAGGCGACCGCGTACACGTACGACCCCGACACCCGTAGCGGACAGGTGCTGCTCGACGACGGCACGCCGGTGCCCTTCGACGGCGCGGCGTTCGACGCCGGCGGGCTCAGGCTGCTGCGCCCGGGACAGCGCGTGCGCATCGAGACCGAGGGTGACGGCGAGGCCCGCCGGATCACCCTGGTGACGCTCCAGACCTTCTGACCGGACCTTCCGACCGCACCTTCGCCAGACCTTCGCCGTACCGTCTGACCAGGCCTTCTCACCAGGTCCCGGACACGCCGCGGGCCGGGCTCCCCGTGGGAGTCCGGCCCGGCGCGTGAGTTGCCCTGAGCCCCTGCTTCTAGCGGGCGGTGGCCTTCTTGGCGGTGGTCTTGCGAGCTGTCGACTTCTTGGCGGGGGCCTT is a window of Streptomyces mirabilis DNA encoding:
- a CDS encoding lysophospholipid acyltransferase family protein, which codes for MPRRRIGFWYRFAAVLCKPPLVVLIKRDWRGMENIPAEGGFITAVNHNSHVDPFAYAHYQYNTGRVPRFLAKAGLFRKGFVGAAMRGTGQIPVYRESTDALSAFRAAIDAVERGECVAFYPEGTLTRDPDGWPMTGKTGAARVALQTKCPVIPVAQWGANELLPPYAKKPNLLPRKTHHVLAGPPVDLSRFYDKEMSPDLLKEATEVIMAAITAQLEQIRGEKAPETPYDPRQVRIEQRRRTRAQERAQERAQAQQQAQAQQEEGQST
- a CDS encoding NAD(P)H-dependent glycerol-3-phosphate dehydrogenase codes for the protein MSKPVKAAVFGTGSWGTAFGMVLADAGCEVTLCARRAELVEAVNSTRTNPDYLPGVELPENLRATTDAAEAARDADFTVLAVPSQTLRGNLAEWTPLLEPDTVLVSLMKGVELGSAMRMSEVIEDVAKVGADRIAVVTGPNLAREIAARMPAAAVVACTSEAVAQRLQAASHNPYFRPYTNTDVVGCELGGAVKNVIGLAVGIADGMGLGDNAKGSLITRGLAETTRLGIVMGADPLTFSGLAGLGDLVATCSSPLSRNHTFGTNLGRGMTLQETIAVTKQTAEGVKSCESVLDLARRHGVDMPITETVVGIVHEGKSPVVAVKELMGRSAKPERR
- the cofC gene encoding 2-phospho-L-lactate guanylyltransferase, whose product is MQWTLVIPLKALARAKSRLSDTAADAVRPGLALAFAQDTVAAALACTAVGDVAVVTDDALAGRELAALGAWIVPDEPGGGLNAALAHGTAAVRSRSPECAVAALNADLPALRPLELTRVLDAAAEFPRAFLSDAAAIGTTLLAASPGRELRPAFGTDSRARHRASGAAELLLTAVDSVRQDVDTGDDLRAALALGVGPRTATLAAKLLIPGQPGT
- a CDS encoding D-alanine--D-alanine ligase family protein; translated protein: MSTENLPQSPEQPPRKPRVAVVFGGRSSEHGISVVTAGAVLRAIDRTKYDVLPIGITRDGRWALTADEPDRMAIVDRRQPDVEQLAESNEGGVILPVDPANREVVYSEPGSVPKALGEVDVVFPMLHGPYGEDGTLQGLLELSGVPYVGAGVLASAVGQDKEYMKRVFTSFGLPVGPYVVIRPREWERDESAARKKIIDFAGEHGWPLFIKPARAGSSIGITKVDSLEGLDEAIEEAQRHDPKIIVEALLRGREIECGVLEFEDGPRASVPAEIPPVQSHAYYDFEAKYIDSTPGLVPAPLTPEQTAEVQRLAVDAFEAASCEGLVRADFFLTEDGEFVINEINTMPGFTPISMYPQMWEASGVAYPELVDRLIRAALRRSTGLR